In Seriola aureovittata isolate HTS-2021-v1 ecotype China chromosome 17, ASM2101889v1, whole genome shotgun sequence, a genomic segment contains:
- the rmi2 gene encoding recQ-mediated genome instability protein 2, whose amino-acid sequence MQTFPAVNHRETTAALGMYKPEETTTERKRPPPVKVLSGQLRTAESRGPADGGDGYVIRPRRGGSLPVSLVWMQGTVLEVQLDRNTVLLMDETGTFAVQGVNNIPKGRPCLFQGKYVMVMGVIQAISPEPVIRAVKMADLSELAALHRRMWRLEVEDLQQVLA is encoded by the exons ATGCAAACATTTCCAGCCGTGAACCACCGTGAAACGACAGCAGCACTCGGAATGTATAAACCAGAGGAAACAACCACAGAAAGAAAACGTCCTCCGCCCGTTAAGGTGCTGTCCGGTCAGCTTAGGACGGCAGAGAGCCGGGGGCCAGCTGACGGCGGGGATGGCTATGTTATCAGACCGCGCAGGGGTGGCTCTCTGCCGGTCTCACTGGTGTGGATGCAGGGAACTGTACTGGAGGTGCAGCTGGACCGAAACACCGTGCTGCTCATGGATGAAACGGGGACGTTTGCAGTTCAGGGCGTCAACAACATCCCCAAGGGGAGGCCATGTTTGTTCCAAG GAAAGTATGTCATGGTGATGGGTGTCATCCAGGCCATCTCCCCGGAGCCAGTCATCCGTGCAGTAAAGATGGCAGACCTCTCGGAGCTCGCTGCGCTGCACAGACGGATGTGGaggctggaggtggaggaccTGCAGCAGGTGCTGGCCTGA